In Anopheles cruzii chromosome X, idAnoCruzAS_RS32_06, whole genome shotgun sequence, one genomic interval encodes:
- the LOC128273835 gene encoding run domain Beclin-1-interacting and cysteine-rich domain-containing protein — translation MSNLYHRGRNRFEERSYSSGNLPITERSVTNNKSQSFPDLADSASLTAEKIGQSNKPSIPYFNYYDFNSLPSSSTSTAAPMLSSVAPTEYGEYRVTPPTLKTKAAIGFLDDFTPQKGQKLLKNSNMFDGTCSLWPDSSLERLPPEQGRMQMLKSVYFSRNNYDLDKENAHFKFAEALISTFELLKWKKCVNCSSKDSLYSTNWDSNLDNSSTVYKHSDEDIVAEENFDAVEARENECDIKTYSAEEIAMGLLNKFQDKQLPFACDFMWMVCEKDVPQNNLPMPSGNIIDPDEMHILDVGTLFRGTHEWAPPRPQVIFTYKPPSLDRRAQMKMQGNRCEGCGIKVNQAYINRYRYCHYTGKYNCSSCHKNQMAIIPARVIQRWDFTILPVSVFAYRILCDIWNTPLYRVNHLCPELYNNVKHLRSARQIRVNLKYVKDFIMICRHAESIHSVFQEVPDYFTSDVDMYGMADFLAVKNALYGTRICL, via the exons ATGAGCAATTTATACCACCGAGGCCGAAACCGTTTCGAGGAAAGATCTTACAGTTCAGGCAATTTGCCCATCACGGAGAGATCTGTTACAAATAACAAATCTCAAAGTTTTCCTGATTTGGCAGATTCAGCGTCACTAACAGCAGAAAAGATAGGCCAGAGCAACAAACCTAGCATTCCTTACTTTAACTATTATGACTTCAATAGTTTACCGTCATCGTCCACCTCAACTGCAGCGCCAATGCTGTCCTCTGTTGCTCCGACAGAGTATGGCGAATATCGAGTAACACCACCAACATTAAAAACGAAGGCGGCGATAGGTTTCTTAGACGATTTCACCCCACAAAAGGGACAAAAACTTCTAAAAAACTCTAATATGTTCGATGGGACGTGCAGTCTTTGGCCTGACTCATCGCTGGAACGCTTGCCTCCCGAGCAAGGACGCATGCAGATGCTAAAGTCTGTTTACTTTTCCCGAAATAATTATGATTTGGATAAAGAAAATGCTCACTTCAAGTTTGCCGAGGCTTTGATATCAACCTTCGAAttattaaaatggaaaaaatgtgtGAACTGCTCTTCTAAGGACTCTCTGTATTCTACAAACTGGGATTCGAATCTTGACAACAGTTCAACAGTGTACAAACATTCAGACGAAGATATTGTTGCTGAAGAAAACTTTGATGCTGTCGAAGCAAGAGAAAATGAATGTGATATAAAGACATACTCTGCCGAAGAAATTGCAATGGGCCTTCTTAATAAGTTTCAAGACAAACAATTGCCATTTGCATGCGATTTCATGTGGATGGTTTGCGAAAAAGATGTACCTCAAAACAATCTTCCGATGCCAAGCGGGAATATAATCGATCCGGATGAAATGCACATACTAGACGTAGGAACCTTATTCAGAGGAACCCATGAATGGGCACCTCCTCGGCCACAAGTCATATTTACCTATAAGCCTCCTTCATTAGA TCGCCGTGCACAAATGAAAATGCAAGGAAACCGTTGCGAAGGATGCGGTATTAAAGTAAACCAAGCGTATATTAACAGGTACAGGTATTGCCATTACACTGGAAAGTACAACTGCTCCAGTTGTCACAAGAATCAGATGGCAATAATTCCAGCTCGAGTTATTCAAAG GTGGGATTTCACGATTCTTCCAGTAAGTGTATTTGCTTATCGGATTCTTTGCGATATTTGGAACACTCCGCTGTATCGTGTCAATCATCTGTGCCCAGAGTTGTACAACAATGTCAAACATCTTAGAAGTGCTCGCCAAATTCGagtaaatttaaaatatgttaaagATTTCATAATGATTTGTCGCCATGCAGAAAG cATCCATTCTGTTTTCCAAGAAGTGCCTGACTATTTTACATCCGATGTTGACATGTATGGCATGGCAGATTTTTTGGCTGTAAAAAATG CTCTGTATGGCACGCGGATTTGTTTGTGA